A genomic segment from Garra rufa chromosome 5, GarRuf1.0, whole genome shotgun sequence encodes:
- the abl1 gene encoding tyrosine-protein kinase ABL1 isoform X2 yields the protein MKMLEICLKLVGCKSKKGLSSSSSCYFEEALQRPDFEAPGLSEAARWNSKENLLAGPSENDPNLFVALYDFVASGDNTLSITKGEKLRVLGYNHNGEWCEAQTKNGQGWVPSNYITPVNSLEKHSWYHGPVSRNAAEYLLSSGINGSFLVRESESSPGQRSISLRYEGRVYHYRINTASDGKLYVSSESRFNTLAELVHHHSTVSDGLITTLHYPAPKRNKPTIYGVSPNYDKWEMERTDITMKHKLGGGQYGEVYEGVWKKYNLTVAVKTLKEDTMEVEEFLKEAAVMKEIKHPNLVQLLGVCTREPPFYIITEFMTHGNLLDYLRECDHKEVNAVVLLYMATQISSAMEYLEKKNFIHRDLAARNCLVGENHLVKVADFGLSRLMTEETYIAHVGAKFPIKWTAPESLAYNKFSIKSDVWAFGVLLWEIATYGMSPYPGIDLSQVYELLEKDYRMDRPEGCPEKVYELMRACWRWNPAERPSFAETHQAFETMFQESSISDEVEKELGKKGKQLTLGPIQQAPELPTKTRTLRRHMDSRDGDSPDAAEADVAGPPMLPRPVLDSNLNEDDRLLSKDKDKFRMNPFSLIKKKKRTAPAPPKRSSSFGKMDGHLDRRGPGPDCRDDFNNGASTNDALHSIDPSKLVSSNSTTAVTNGAPVYPGQLFPSHSRKKGTGTTSGGGGKLATTPPAEEDPISNSKRFLRSSSASSMPPGSERTEWKSVTLPRDIQSSHFDSGTFGGKPALPRKKGDCMPRGGTLTPPPRLPKKIEDAPDEVFKDSESSPGSSPLTLTPKLSRRPQMQTESSKTSALQAELFKPNVLPPLGAAGDEYRPRRLKNSSEVPGQRDREKGKFAKPKPAPPPPPVSSAKSGKTSRSPTFDVSSDTKVKGNSEQNPPSPGSAEQGRGASLSQESAKKLPKNTSKVQPPKSSSTSPSSQLPGMGTGSAVGDPGSNFIPLMTTRRSLRKTRQPSERLSNSCITREMVLESTELLRAAIGRISEQTGSHSAVLEAGKNLSKYCASYVESIQQMRNKFAFREAINKLESSLRELQICPAATGGANTPQDFSKLLSSVKEISDIVQR from the exons GGGAGAAGCTGAGGGTTCTGGGATACAATCACAATGGCGAGTGGTGCGAGGCTCAGACCAAGAACGGCCAGGGCTGGGTGCCCAGCAACTACATTACGCCTGTTAACAGCCTGGAGAAGCACAGCTGGTACCATGGGCCTGTGTCCCGCAATGCCGCTGAGTACCTGCTGAGCAGTGGTATCAACGGCAGCTTCCTGGTGCGTGAGAGCGAGAGCAGCCCAGGACAGAGGTCCATCTCGTTGCGCTACGAGGGACGCGTCTACCACTACCGCATCAACACGGCCTCGGACGGCAAG CTGTACGTGTCGTCTGAGAGTCGCTTTAACACCCTGGCGGAGTTGGTTCACCATCATTCCACGGTGTCCGATGGTCTGATCACGACGTTGCATTACCCAGCCCCCAAACGCAACAAGCCCACTATCTACGGCGTCTCACCCAACTATGACAAATGGGAGATGGAGCGCACTGATATCACCATGAAACACAAGCTGGGCGGAGGGCAGTATGGAGAGGTGTACGAGGGTGTCTGGAAGAAATACAATCTAACTGTGGCTGTCAAAACACTAAAG GAGGACACAATGGAAGTGGAAGAGTTTTTAAAAGAAGCTGCAGTCATGAAAGAAATCAAGCACCCAAACCTGGTGCAGCTGTTAG GCGTCTGCACAAGGGAACCTCCGTTTTATATTATCACAGAGTTCATGACCCATGGAAACCTGCTGGATTACCTGCGTGAATGTGACCATAAGGAGGTCAATGCTGTGGTGCTGCTCTACATGGCCACGCAGATCTCCTCTGCCATGGAGTACCTGGAGAAGAAGAACTTTATCCACAG GGATCTGGCTGCCCGTAACTGCTTAGTTGGGGAAAACCACTTGGTTAAAGTGGCAGATTTTGGACTGAGTCGTCTGATGACGGAAGAAACCTACATAGCCCATGTAGGAGCCAAGTTTCCCATTAAATGGACTGCACCTGAGAGTCTGGCCTATAATAAATTCTCCATCAAGTCAGATgtgtggg CATTTGGCGTCTTGCTTTGGGAAATCGCCACCTACGGGATGTCTCCATATCCTGGAATTGACTTGTCCCAAGTGTACGAGCTACTAGAGAAAGATTACCGCATGGACAGACCCGAGGGATGCCCAGAGAAAGTCTATGAGCTCATGAGGGCCT GTTGGAGATGGAACCCCGCAGAGCGGCCTTCTTTTGCCGAAACCCACCAGGCGTTTGAGACGATGTTTCAAGAGTCCAGTATCTCTGACG AGGTGGAGAAAGAGTTGGGGAAAAAAGGTAAGCAGCTGACACTGGGTCCAATACAGCAGGCACCAGAACTTCCCACCAAGACAAGAACACTACGAAGACACATGGACAGTAGGGATGGTGACAGTCCAG ACGCAGCAGAGGCTGATGTGGCCGGGCCCCCGATGCTCCCGAGACCTGTCCTTGATAGCAACTTGAACGAAGATGATCGCCTCCTATCTAAAGATAAAGATAAGTTCCGAATGAATCCATTCAGTTTAATCAAGAAAAAGAAGAGAACGGCCCCGGCGCCCCCAAAACGCAGCAGCTCGTTCGGTAAGATGGACGGGCACCTGGATCGTAGAGGACCTGGTCCTGACTGCAGAGATGATTTCAACAACGGGGCTTCCACCAATGATGCCTTGCACAGCATTGACCCTTCCAAGTTGGTCAGCTCCAACAGTACCACAGCTGTCACCAATGGAGCCCCAGTATATCCTGGTCAGCTCTTCCCTTCTCATTCACGGAAAAAGGGCACAGGCACTACATCGGGCGGCGGAGGGAAGCTTGCAACGACTCCACCTGCAGAGGAAGACCCAATATCAAACTCCAAGCGCTTCTTAAGGTCTTCATCCGCCTCTAGCATGCCCCCAGGGTCCGAACGCACCGAGTGGAAGTCTGTCACCTTGCCACGTGACATCCAGTCGTCTCACTTTGACTCGGGCACCTTCGGAGGCAAGCCAGCTCTGCCACGCAAGAAAGGCGATTGCATGCCACGTGGTGGCACCCTTACCCCACCACCACGCCTTCCCAAGAAAATTGAGGATGCGCCCGACGAAGTGTTTAAGGACTCAGAGTCTAGTCCTGGATCAAGTCCTTTGACCCTGACGCCCAAGCTCAGCCGTCGGCCGCAGATGCAAACGGAAAGCTCTAAAACAAGTGCCTTGCAAGCAGAGCTCTTCAAGCCCAATGTGCTTCCACCTCTGGGAGCAGCTGGGGATGAATACAGGCCACGTAGGCTCAAGAACTCTTCTGAAGTCCCTGGACAAAGAGACCGAGAGAAGGGGAAGTTTGCGAAACCCAAACCGGCTCCGCCACCACCTCCAGTCTCGAGCGCCAAGTCTGGAAAGACTTCGAGGAGTCCCACTTTTGATGTTTCCTCAGATACCAAAGTCAAAGGCAACTCTGAACAAAACCCTCCAAGTCCTGGATCTGCAGAACAAGGCAGGGGCGCAAGTCTTTCCCAAGAAAGTGCCAAAAAGTTGCCCAAAAACACCTCAAAAGTGCAGCCCCCAAAGAGTTCTTCTACATCCCCAAGCAGTCAGCTACCAGGGATGGGAACGGGATCGGCTGTTGGCGACCCAGGATCCAATTTCATTCCGCTCATGACGACTCGCCGCTCGCTAAGGAAAACGCGCCAGCCGTCGGAGCGACTCTCCAACTCTTGTATCACGCGTGAAATGGTTTTGGAGAGCACAGAGCTCCTTCGAGCTGCCATCGGCCGCATTTCGGAGCAAACCGGCAGCCACAGTGCGGTGTTGGAAGCTGGCAAGAATCTATCCAAGTATTGCGCGAGCTACGTCGAGTCCATCCAGCAGATGCGCAACAAGTTCGCTTTCCGCGAAGCCATCAACAAGTTGGAGAGCAGCCTGCGCGAGCTGCAGATCTGCCCCGCCGCCACTGGAGGAGCCAACACACCACAAGACTTTTCAAAGCTGCTTTCCTCCGTCAAGGAGATCAGTGACATTGTTCAGAGGTAG
- the abl1 gene encoding tyrosine-protein kinase ABL1 isoform X1 has translation MGQQPGKLVGDQRRPSLPALPFIKGAGKRETSRQGAQHCNVFTVHEALQRPDFEAPGLSEAARWNSKENLLAGPSENDPNLFVALYDFVASGDNTLSITKGEKLRVLGYNHNGEWCEAQTKNGQGWVPSNYITPVNSLEKHSWYHGPVSRNAAEYLLSSGINGSFLVRESESSPGQRSISLRYEGRVYHYRINTASDGKLYVSSESRFNTLAELVHHHSTVSDGLITTLHYPAPKRNKPTIYGVSPNYDKWEMERTDITMKHKLGGGQYGEVYEGVWKKYNLTVAVKTLKEDTMEVEEFLKEAAVMKEIKHPNLVQLLGVCTREPPFYIITEFMTHGNLLDYLRECDHKEVNAVVLLYMATQISSAMEYLEKKNFIHRDLAARNCLVGENHLVKVADFGLSRLMTEETYIAHVGAKFPIKWTAPESLAYNKFSIKSDVWAFGVLLWEIATYGMSPYPGIDLSQVYELLEKDYRMDRPEGCPEKVYELMRACWRWNPAERPSFAETHQAFETMFQESSISDEVEKELGKKGKQLTLGPIQQAPELPTKTRTLRRHMDSRDGDSPDAAEADVAGPPMLPRPVLDSNLNEDDRLLSKDKDKFRMNPFSLIKKKKRTAPAPPKRSSSFGKMDGHLDRRGPGPDCRDDFNNGASTNDALHSIDPSKLVSSNSTTAVTNGAPVYPGQLFPSHSRKKGTGTTSGGGGKLATTPPAEEDPISNSKRFLRSSSASSMPPGSERTEWKSVTLPRDIQSSHFDSGTFGGKPALPRKKGDCMPRGGTLTPPPRLPKKIEDAPDEVFKDSESSPGSSPLTLTPKLSRRPQMQTESSKTSALQAELFKPNVLPPLGAAGDEYRPRRLKNSSEVPGQRDREKGKFAKPKPAPPPPPVSSAKSGKTSRSPTFDVSSDTKVKGNSEQNPPSPGSAEQGRGASLSQESAKKLPKNTSKVQPPKSSSTSPSSQLPGMGTGSAVGDPGSNFIPLMTTRRSLRKTRQPSERLSNSCITREMVLESTELLRAAIGRISEQTGSHSAVLEAGKNLSKYCASYVESIQQMRNKFAFREAINKLESSLRELQICPAATGGANTPQDFSKLLSSVKEISDIVQR, from the exons GGGAGAAGCTGAGGGTTCTGGGATACAATCACAATGGCGAGTGGTGCGAGGCTCAGACCAAGAACGGCCAGGGCTGGGTGCCCAGCAACTACATTACGCCTGTTAACAGCCTGGAGAAGCACAGCTGGTACCATGGGCCTGTGTCCCGCAATGCCGCTGAGTACCTGCTGAGCAGTGGTATCAACGGCAGCTTCCTGGTGCGTGAGAGCGAGAGCAGCCCAGGACAGAGGTCCATCTCGTTGCGCTACGAGGGACGCGTCTACCACTACCGCATCAACACGGCCTCGGACGGCAAG CTGTACGTGTCGTCTGAGAGTCGCTTTAACACCCTGGCGGAGTTGGTTCACCATCATTCCACGGTGTCCGATGGTCTGATCACGACGTTGCATTACCCAGCCCCCAAACGCAACAAGCCCACTATCTACGGCGTCTCACCCAACTATGACAAATGGGAGATGGAGCGCACTGATATCACCATGAAACACAAGCTGGGCGGAGGGCAGTATGGAGAGGTGTACGAGGGTGTCTGGAAGAAATACAATCTAACTGTGGCTGTCAAAACACTAAAG GAGGACACAATGGAAGTGGAAGAGTTTTTAAAAGAAGCTGCAGTCATGAAAGAAATCAAGCACCCAAACCTGGTGCAGCTGTTAG GCGTCTGCACAAGGGAACCTCCGTTTTATATTATCACAGAGTTCATGACCCATGGAAACCTGCTGGATTACCTGCGTGAATGTGACCATAAGGAGGTCAATGCTGTGGTGCTGCTCTACATGGCCACGCAGATCTCCTCTGCCATGGAGTACCTGGAGAAGAAGAACTTTATCCACAG GGATCTGGCTGCCCGTAACTGCTTAGTTGGGGAAAACCACTTGGTTAAAGTGGCAGATTTTGGACTGAGTCGTCTGATGACGGAAGAAACCTACATAGCCCATGTAGGAGCCAAGTTTCCCATTAAATGGACTGCACCTGAGAGTCTGGCCTATAATAAATTCTCCATCAAGTCAGATgtgtggg CATTTGGCGTCTTGCTTTGGGAAATCGCCACCTACGGGATGTCTCCATATCCTGGAATTGACTTGTCCCAAGTGTACGAGCTACTAGAGAAAGATTACCGCATGGACAGACCCGAGGGATGCCCAGAGAAAGTCTATGAGCTCATGAGGGCCT GTTGGAGATGGAACCCCGCAGAGCGGCCTTCTTTTGCCGAAACCCACCAGGCGTTTGAGACGATGTTTCAAGAGTCCAGTATCTCTGACG AGGTGGAGAAAGAGTTGGGGAAAAAAGGTAAGCAGCTGACACTGGGTCCAATACAGCAGGCACCAGAACTTCCCACCAAGACAAGAACACTACGAAGACACATGGACAGTAGGGATGGTGACAGTCCAG ACGCAGCAGAGGCTGATGTGGCCGGGCCCCCGATGCTCCCGAGACCTGTCCTTGATAGCAACTTGAACGAAGATGATCGCCTCCTATCTAAAGATAAAGATAAGTTCCGAATGAATCCATTCAGTTTAATCAAGAAAAAGAAGAGAACGGCCCCGGCGCCCCCAAAACGCAGCAGCTCGTTCGGTAAGATGGACGGGCACCTGGATCGTAGAGGACCTGGTCCTGACTGCAGAGATGATTTCAACAACGGGGCTTCCACCAATGATGCCTTGCACAGCATTGACCCTTCCAAGTTGGTCAGCTCCAACAGTACCACAGCTGTCACCAATGGAGCCCCAGTATATCCTGGTCAGCTCTTCCCTTCTCATTCACGGAAAAAGGGCACAGGCACTACATCGGGCGGCGGAGGGAAGCTTGCAACGACTCCACCTGCAGAGGAAGACCCAATATCAAACTCCAAGCGCTTCTTAAGGTCTTCATCCGCCTCTAGCATGCCCCCAGGGTCCGAACGCACCGAGTGGAAGTCTGTCACCTTGCCACGTGACATCCAGTCGTCTCACTTTGACTCGGGCACCTTCGGAGGCAAGCCAGCTCTGCCACGCAAGAAAGGCGATTGCATGCCACGTGGTGGCACCCTTACCCCACCACCACGCCTTCCCAAGAAAATTGAGGATGCGCCCGACGAAGTGTTTAAGGACTCAGAGTCTAGTCCTGGATCAAGTCCTTTGACCCTGACGCCCAAGCTCAGCCGTCGGCCGCAGATGCAAACGGAAAGCTCTAAAACAAGTGCCTTGCAAGCAGAGCTCTTCAAGCCCAATGTGCTTCCACCTCTGGGAGCAGCTGGGGATGAATACAGGCCACGTAGGCTCAAGAACTCTTCTGAAGTCCCTGGACAAAGAGACCGAGAGAAGGGGAAGTTTGCGAAACCCAAACCGGCTCCGCCACCACCTCCAGTCTCGAGCGCCAAGTCTGGAAAGACTTCGAGGAGTCCCACTTTTGATGTTTCCTCAGATACCAAAGTCAAAGGCAACTCTGAACAAAACCCTCCAAGTCCTGGATCTGCAGAACAAGGCAGGGGCGCAAGTCTTTCCCAAGAAAGTGCCAAAAAGTTGCCCAAAAACACCTCAAAAGTGCAGCCCCCAAAGAGTTCTTCTACATCCCCAAGCAGTCAGCTACCAGGGATGGGAACGGGATCGGCTGTTGGCGACCCAGGATCCAATTTCATTCCGCTCATGACGACTCGCCGCTCGCTAAGGAAAACGCGCCAGCCGTCGGAGCGACTCTCCAACTCTTGTATCACGCGTGAAATGGTTTTGGAGAGCACAGAGCTCCTTCGAGCTGCCATCGGCCGCATTTCGGAGCAAACCGGCAGCCACAGTGCGGTGTTGGAAGCTGGCAAGAATCTATCCAAGTATTGCGCGAGCTACGTCGAGTCCATCCAGCAGATGCGCAACAAGTTCGCTTTCCGCGAAGCCATCAACAAGTTGGAGAGCAGCCTGCGCGAGCTGCAGATCTGCCCCGCCGCCACTGGAGGAGCCAACACACCACAAGACTTTTCAAAGCTGCTTTCCTCCGTCAAGGAGATCAGTGACATTGTTCAGAGGTAG
- the rab14l gene encoding ras-related protein Rab-14 — protein sequence MATAPYNYSYIFKYIIIGDMGVGKSCLLHQFTEKKFMADCPHTIGVEFGTRIIEVSGQKIKLQIWDTAGQERFRAVTRSYYRGAAGALMVYDITRRSTYNHLSSWLTDARNLTNPNTVIILIGNKADLEAQRDVTYEEAKQFAEENGLLFLEASAKTGENVEDAFLEAAKKIYQNIQDGSLDLNAAESGVQHKPSAPQGGRLTSEPQPQREGCGC from the exons ATGGCGACTGCACCGTACAACTACTCCTACATCTTCAAGTACATCATCATCG GAGACATGGGCGTAGGGAAGTCCTGCTTACTGCACCAGTTCACAGAGAAGAAAT TCATGGCCGACTGTCCGCACACCATCGGCGTGGAGTTCGGCACCAGGATCATTGAGGTGAGCGGTCAAAAGATCAAGCTGCAAATCTGGGACACTGCGGGTCAGGAGCGCTTCAGAGCGGTCACACGCAGCTACTACAGAGGAGCGGCAGGAGCACTGATGGTTTACGACATCACCAG GAGAAGCACATACAACCACCTCAGCAGCTGGTTGACTGATGCCAGGAACCTCACCAACCCTAATACG GTGATCATACTCATAGGAAACAAAGCGGATCTGGAAGCGCAGCGGGATGTGACGTATGAGGAAGCGAAGCAGTTTGCTGAAGAGAACG GTCTGCTGTTCTTGGAGGCCAGTGCTAAAAC AGGTGAGAATGTGGAGGACGCTTTTCTGGAAGCAGCCAAAAAGATCTACCAGAACATTCAGGACGGCAGTTTGGATCTGAACGCTGCCGAGTCTGGCGTGCAGCACAAACCGTCAGCGCCGCAGGGTGGCCGGCTCACCAGCGAACCACAGCCGCAGAGGGAAGGGTGTGGCTGTTAA